TTGTCCGGTCTCGATATCACGATGATCCGGGTCGACCGCCTGTCGATGATCTTCTCAATCGCCTTCCATATCGCGGCGATGCTGAACGTGATTTATGGCTGGCGTCACGCCACGCGGCTCGAGTTCTCCATGGGCCTGATCTATGCCGGGGCGGCCATTGGCGGCACACTGGCCGGGGATCTCCTGACTCTGTTCATCTACTGGGAACTGGCCGCGCTTTCCTCCGTGTTCATCGTCTGGGCCGGGGGCGGGCATTCTGCGTTCAAGGCTGGGATGCGCTATTTCGTGTTTCAGGTGGTCTCGGGTCTCTGCCTGCTTGCCGGTCTGGTCATGCACTATGCGTCGACGGGCAGTGTGGCGTTCAACTCCTTCATCACCGGCTCCGGTGCCCTTGCGGACCTGTCGCCAGCCGCCGTGCTGATCCTCGTCGCCTTCGCCATCAAGGCAGCGTTCCCCCTCGTGCATACCTGGCTTCAGGACAGCTATCCGAAGGCCAGCGCGGTCGGCACCGTCCTTCTGTCAGCGTTCACCACCAAGATGGCCATCTACACCCTGGCGCGCGGCTTTGCCGGTCTCGATGCCCTGATCGTCATCGGCTGCATCATGACCGCATTCCCGGTGTTCTTCGCGCTGATTGAAAACGATCTGCGCAAGGTGCTGGCATACTCCCTGAACAACCAGCTCGGGTTCATGGTCTGCGCCATTGGTATCGGCACCCCGCTGGCGCTGAATGGCGCAGCGTCCCACGCATTCGTGCACATCATCTACAAGGCGCTCCTGTTCATGAGCATGGGCGCGGTTCTCGTCCGGACCGGTACGACCAAGGCCAGCGAGCTTGGCGGCCTACACAAATCGATGCCGTGGACGACCGTATTCTGTATCATCGGGGCGATGTCGATTTCGGCGTTTCCGCTTTTCTCCGGCTTTGTCGCCAAGTCGATGATCACGCTTGCCGCGTCAGAGGCGCATCTTGTCTTTGCCTATCTGGTTCTGCTGTTCGCCAGCGCTGGTGTGCTTGAGCACTCGGGCATCAAGATCCCGTTCTTCGCGTTCTTCGCCCATGATCAGTACGCGCCGTCCATCACCGGCAAACCGCGTCCTGCCGAAGCGCCAGCACCCATGATCATCGCCATGGGTCTGGCAGCGTTTCTCTGCATTTTCATCGGTGTACAGCCACAATTCCTGATGGCGCTTCAGCCATTTGAGGCGGAGTACCAGGCCTATACCCAGGCCCATGTGGTGACGCAGATGCAGCTTCTGCTCTTCGCGATCCTCGCTTTTGCGCTGCTTGTGAAGTTCAAGCTCTATCCGCCGGAGCTGCCGTCGGTGAACCTCGACGTCGACTGGCTGTGGCGTGTACCGGGCCGCATTGCCCTGATGGGGGCAGTGCGCGGGACGGCTGCTGTCTGGCACAAGGTCTGGTGGGGCATCCGCGCCGTCGTCGGTAAATCCATCAATGGTCTTTACACGACCCATGGACCTGAAGGCGGCATGGCGCGCAGCTGGACAGTTGGTTACACCGCACTGACAACCGCGGGCGTGCTTGGGGTAGTGTTGTTGGCTGTATTCTTCCTGAATTAGAATATTAACGGGTCGTCAATCAATATTGACGGCCTGTTACCGCTTCTGTTCAACTTTGTATAAAAAGAAACGGGAAACTTATCCTCGCTATAGTTGTATCCATTACACTGATACAGCCGGAAGGGAGTCCGGCGTAACATTTTGTAGAGGGTCACGCGAGATGATGCACGAAGATGCGGGTAATATCGCCCAGGACTGGCACGCTTTCACCGCTCGCCGGTTGGTCGCCAATGAATTCCGGATCGCCGAAAGCGCGTTATTGGGACAGACACGGTCGACGGCTGATATTGCTCAGGCGCGACAGGTCGCGATGTACCTTGCCCATGTGGTGTATCAGCTGAGCTACAACGACGTAGCTGCCGCCTTCGGACGGGAGCGGAGTACCGTCTCCCACGCCTGCGCCCTCGTCGAAGACCTCCGCGATGACCCCGCCTTCGACAGTCGCCTCGACAAGCTTGAAGAACGTCTGCAGCAGCTTGACCGCCTGCGTCGTGGTGACCGCGTCGAGCGTAAGAGCCTGCCTGATATCTGTACGCTGATCGCAGCGCGTGCCTGAACGTCAATCGAGCCCGACCAGACGCCTGATATCGGCGGGCGTGGCACCATCGTCTCGCAATGTGCGCAGGGCCTTGGCATCGTTGCGCTTGGCAAGCCGCTCGCCCTGATCATCATTGATTAGACGATGATGCTGGTAAAGCGGCGGTGACGCGCCGAACAGGCGATAGAGCAGCACGTGCAGGTCGGCCGACTGTCGCAGGTCCTCACCGCGAACAATGTGCGTGATGCCCTGCAGGATATCATCATGGACGGAGGCAAGGTGATAGCTGGTCCCGATATCCTTCCGCCCAAGGATGACATCACCGAAAACCGAAGGGTCAGCTTTGTGTGACACAACGCCGTTTGCGGTCACTTCGGACCAGAAGAGCTCAGAAAACTCAGTGCCGAGCCTGTCCTGGCAGGCGGACATCGACAATCGCCATGAATAGGCCGCGCCGGCGGCAAGACGGTCTTCTTCCTCCTCTTGGGGTAGGGGGCCGCTGGTGAAGCGGGGCGGCAGATCCCCATGGGGGGCGCCCGCAATCTCGTTCACCTCGCGCCGGGTCAGAAAGCAGCGATAGACAAGACCCGTAGCCGCCAGCGCCGACAGTCGCGCCTCGTACTCGGCGAAATGGTCGGACTGGCGCCGGACGGGCGACTGCCAGTCCAGGCCCAGCCAGCGCAGGTCTTCGTAAATGGCGTCCTCGAAGACAGGCCGCGCGCGGGTCTGGTCGATGTCTTCGATACGAAGAAGCATCGTGCCGCCCGGCTCGCTCATGGCCGCTTGCTGAACGCAGAGCGCCGAATAGGCATGGCCCAGATGCAGGTAACCAGTGGGTGAGGGGGCAAAACGGGTAATGAGAGCCATGATGTCTTCCATGCCGTGTGAACGCAGTGATGAAAAGGTTCGGCCTTGGCCATACGGCCTTTTAGGAATTTTCGGTTACGCCTGTGTCGCGACCCGGTGGACCGGGCCTTCAGTGAGTTGCGTTTAATGTTCGAGAAGACCGAAATCCGTCGTTCGAAGAAGAAACTGATGGTCCGCCTGACGCTGGCCAATGGCGACATTGTCGACGGCGACATCTTTGTTGCACGCGATGAGCGCCTGACCGACCTCCTGAACGATGATCGCGCCTTCATTCCGGTCGAAATGACGGAAGGACGGGTCATGGCGCTGGCCAAGAGCACCATTACGTCGGCTGCGATCGTTGCCGAGCAGGCCCCCCTGTCCGATGAGCCCCACAAGATCCTTCGCGTTGAGCCTGCGGCGAGCGATGCCGAGGTTCGTCAGGCCTGGATGGCACGGCTGAAAGCCTGTCACCCTGATCGTCTTGCGGCGCTGGGGCTCGATGACGAGATCGTGGTCACCGCCCGCCGCGTCGCCCAGGAAATCAATGCTGCGTATGATGACATCATGTCGGAGCGGCGTGCTCGGGCAAAATCGGCCGCGTGATCATTTCCGCCCTCTACAGATGAAGGGGCTGACGTTCCCGATGAATTGATGTTAACCTTTCCCATCAGGTGGGGACGGCATGACATTCAAATTTGCAAAAATGATCGGTGTGGCCGCCTGCGCGGCACTTGGCCTCGCCGCCGTTCCGGCCTGGGCGCAGCTCTCTGTTGCGGATCAGGACCGCTTTGACCGGGTGCGCGCGATGCCGCCGTCGGTCGAAACCTTTGCCATCTCGCTGCAGGCCCGGGGTAAAAAGTCGGACAGCCGGATGACGTCGGTGGGCCGGGTCAGCCTGTCCCAGGCAGGGGGCAGCGCCAATCTTCCCGGCACGCATTGCCGCGCAGACTTCCGGGTCGATGGGCAGGGGGACCAGCAACTCCTTTTTGACACCGACTACGACAGCGCTGCCATTGTCGACTATTACGATTTCAAGGCGATGATCTGGGTGGCGCGGTCGGGACAGGACGGACCGTCATTCTCCCAAAACGGACAGGGCGCGGACGGGCACTGCGTTTATCAGATCTCGATCCTGCCTGAAGCGATGTACCAATATGCGCCAGTCGGCGTGATGGCGTTTGACTCAGGCCAGTGCCGCGGCGGCTCGCTGATAACACAGGCGCGGGCATTCGATGGCGCCGTCGTCGGTCGCTGGCGTCGCCAGGTTGCGAATGACCAGTGGTTTGCGATGGATTTTCTGCCCGCCGATGGCGGCGGGGCCAACAATCTCTTTGCGCGCCCCAGTGGCGACCGGACCAAGCCGGTGGAATTTATTGAGACCGCGGGCTGGTCTTATGCTGTTGAAAAGCTGCAGTTGGAAACCGAACGCGGCCAGTCGTGCCGCGTCCGCTATGCTGTTTATCGACGCCAGAAATAGGCGGGATCAGGCGCCAGCGCCGCCGACGGTGAGGCGATCGATTTTCAGACTTGGCTGACCCACCCCGACAGGCACACCTTGGCCGGCCTTGCCGCAGACACCGATACCGGGATCCAGTGAGAAATCGTTGCCGACCATCGAGACGCGTTTGAGGACGGTCGGGCCGTCGCCAATGAGGGCGCAGTTTTTGAGCGGACGTCCGAGCTTGCCGCCTTTGATCTCGTAAGCCTCGGTGCAGTTGAACACGAACTTGCCGGAGGTGATGTCGACCTGACCGCCGGAGAAATTGACGGCGAAGACGCCGTCCTTGACGCTCTCGATCAACTCCGCCTGGCTGTGCTTGCCGCCTTCCATATAGGTATTGGTCATCCGCGGCATGGGCGAGTGCTCATAGCTTTCGCGACGGCCATTGCCGGTGGGCTCCACACCCATCAGCCGCGCATTCAGCCGGTCCTGCATGAAGCCTTTCAGGACCCCATCCTCGATCAGCACATTACGCGATGTCGGCGTGCCCTCATCATCGATGGTGAGAGAGCCGCGACGACCTTCGATCGTACCATCGTCGATAACGGTCACGCCATCCGCAGCGACTTTCTCATTGAGAAGCCCGGCGAAGGCCGACGTCTTCTTGCGATTGAAGTCACCTTCAAGCCCGTGGCCGACAGCTTCGTGCAGCAGGACACCGGTCCAGCCCGAGCCGAGCACGACTTCGGTTTCGCCAGCCGGGGCAGGGACAGCTTCAAGATTGACCAGCGCCATGCGCAGGGCTTCATCCACCTGCGACTGCCAGAAATCGGGCTGCATATAATCTGTGTAGAGGCGACGACCGCCGGCACCGGTGGAGCCGCCTTCCTGCCGGTCGCCTTCGCCAGCCGTGACCGAGACATTGAGTCGCACAAGCGGGCGAATGTCGCGAACGATCAAACCACCCGGACGCATGATCTCAACAATCTCCCACGTGCCCGACAGGCTGGCCGAGACCTGACGAACCCGGGAATCCTTGTCGCGGGCATAAGCGTTGATCTGCTCAAGCAGTTTGACCTTGTCGGCAAACGGTACGGCATCGAGGGGATTGTCATCTGTATAGAGGTGACGATTGGTGCCGCGAGGGCCCGCCGCCAGTGTGCCATCATGCCCCGTCTTCACCGCCTGGACTGACTGAGCGGCCCGTTTGATGGCCGCTTCGTTCAGTTCCGAAGAGTGTGCGTAGGCGCTTGTCTCGCCCAGGACCGCCCGCAGGCCAAAGCCCTGGCTGACGTCATAACTGGCGGATTTCAGGCGGCCATCATCGAAAACGAAGGCCTCGGACTGGGAATATTGGAGATAGAGCTCGCCGTCATCGCAACCGTTCAGGGCATTGTCGACAATGCGTTGGGTGGCTGCGGCGTTGAGGTCAGTGCGGTCAAAAAAGCTGGCTGTCATGGGTATCTACCTAAGCATATGAGGGCGCCACGCCTAGGCCTGATCGCTATTCCTTCAAATTAGGTAACGCTTAATTCAACATGCGGCGCTTCAACCTGTTGATGCCCAGGATGATCCGGCGCATAAGCGCGTCCAAATATTGATTCACCGCAACGAAGCGACCCTCTGATGAAAGCTTTCTTGACGGCGGCTACCGCTGCTTTTTCGACTCTCCTCGCATCCAGTGCCTTTGCGCAGGATGACTTGCCTGTAGATGGCTCGATCTCGATGCGCGCTGCCGCATCGCCGATCGCGGAGCAGGTTCACGACTTCCACAATTACATCATGATGCCTGTGATGGTCGGGATCAGCGTCTTTGTTCTGGCGCTGCTGGTCTGGGTGCTGGTCCGCTACAATGCCAAATCGAACAAAGTGGCACAGAAGTTCAGCCACAATACGCTGGTCGAAGTGATCTGGACCCTGGGTCCTGTGGTGATCCTGATCTTCATCGCGATCTATTCGTTCGAGCTTCTGTTCAACGAAGGGCAGATCCCGGATGCTCAGGTCCACGAATATGAGGCGGGTACCGTTCAGGCTGCTGTCCCGAATGATTTCATCGAGGCGCGCAAGGTCAAG
This genomic stretch from Parvularcula sp. LCG005 harbors:
- the gluQRS gene encoding tRNA glutamyl-Q(34) synthetase GluQRS, whose translation is MALITRFAPSPTGYLHLGHAYSALCVQQAAMSEPGGTMLLRIEDIDQTRARPVFEDAIYEDLRWLGLDWQSPVRRQSDHFAEYEARLSALAATGLVYRCFLTRREVNEIAGAPHGDLPPRFTSGPLPQEEEEDRLAAGAAYSWRLSMSACQDRLGTEFSELFWSEVTANGVVSHKADPSVFGDVILGRKDIGTSYHLASVHDDILQGITHIVRGEDLRQSADLHVLLYRLFGASPPLYQHHRLINDDQGERLAKRNDAKALRTLRDDGATPADIRRLVGLD
- the tldD gene encoding metalloprotease TldD; translation: MTASFFDRTDLNAAATQRIVDNALNGCDDGELYLQYSQSEAFVFDDGRLKSASYDVSQGFGLRAVLGETSAYAHSSELNEAAIKRAAQSVQAVKTGHDGTLAAGPRGTNRHLYTDDNPLDAVPFADKVKLLEQINAYARDKDSRVRQVSASLSGTWEIVEIMRPGGLIVRDIRPLVRLNVSVTAGEGDRQEGGSTGAGGRRLYTDYMQPDFWQSQVDEALRMALVNLEAVPAPAGETEVVLGSGWTGVLLHEAVGHGLEGDFNRKKTSAFAGLLNEKVAADGVTVIDDGTIEGRRGSLTIDDEGTPTSRNVLIEDGVLKGFMQDRLNARLMGVEPTGNGRRESYEHSPMPRMTNTYMEGGKHSQAELIESVKDGVFAVNFSGGQVDITSGKFVFNCTEAYEIKGGKLGRPLKNCALIGDGPTVLKRVSMVGNDFSLDPGIGVCGKAGQGVPVGVGQPSLKIDRLTVGGAGA
- a CDS encoding Na(+)/H(+) antiporter subunit D, with product MTQILPAAFSPALILIIGGLLAGFLPRALRNLVGLATVVISIVHLLAYGFPGFGEQLLFGERTLSGLDITMIRVDRLSMIFSIAFHIAAMLNVIYGWRHATRLEFSMGLIYAGAAIGGTLAGDLLTLFIYWELAALSSVFIVWAGGGHSAFKAGMRYFVFQVVSGLCLLAGLVMHYASTGSVAFNSFITGSGALADLSPAAVLILVAFAIKAAFPLVHTWLQDSYPKASAVGTVLLSAFTTKMAIYTLARGFAGLDALIVIGCIMTAFPVFFALIENDLRKVLAYSLNNQLGFMVCAIGIGTPLALNGAASHAFVHIIYKALLFMSMGAVLVRTGTTKASELGGLHKSMPWTTVFCIIGAMSISAFPLFSGFVAKSMITLAASEAHLVFAYLVLLFASAGVLEHSGIKIPFFAFFAHDQYAPSITGKPRPAEAPAPMIIAMGLAAFLCIFIGVQPQFLMALQPFEAEYQAYTQAHVVTQMQLLLFAILAFALLVKFKLYPPELPSVNLDVDWLWRVPGRIALMGAVRGTAAVWHKVWWGIRAVVGKSINGLYTTHGPEGGMARSWTVGYTALTTAGVLGVVLLAVFFLN
- a CDS encoding helix-turn-helix domain-containing protein; amino-acid sequence: MMHEDAGNIAQDWHAFTARRLVANEFRIAESALLGQTRSTADIAQARQVAMYLAHVVYQLSYNDVAAAFGRERSTVSHACALVEDLRDDPAFDSRLDKLEERLQQLDRLRRGDRVERKSLPDICTLIAARA